The following nucleotide sequence is from Streptomyces xiamenensis.
GATGGGTATGTACATCGCGCTCCAGAAGAGCACGCCCTGCTCGGTCGCTTGGGGGAAGCGCCCCTTCGCCCGGAGCCAGCCGGTGACCAGCACCAGCATGATCATGGCGAATCCGACCCCGCCGACGTTGGCGTCGACCCCTACGGCGGCGCCGATCAGTTCACCGGCGAGGGTGCCCGCGAGCAGGCACACCGCCAGTGCCGCGACTCCATAAATGATCATCGTCTTCTCCACGCTGAGAGACTGAGGGACAGGAAAGGGTGAGATGGGGGAGTACCGGGCCGGGTCAGGTGTCGGCGCCGGTGAACAGGCGCGCGTAGCGCTTGCGCAGTTCGGCCTTCTGTACCTTGCCCATGACATTGCGGGGCAGCGCCTCCACGAGCCGGACGGCCCGCGGGTGCTTGAACCGGGCGAGGTCACCGCCGATGAAGTCCAGCAGTTCCCGCTCCCCGGGCTCCTGGCCCGGTGCGGGGACGACGACGGCCACCACCGTCTCCCCGAAGTCCGGGTGCGGGACCCCGATCACGGCGGACTCCAGCACGCCCGGGTGGGCGTCGAGCAGTTCTTCGATCTCCTTCGGGTAGATGTTGTAACCCCCGGAGATCACCAGGTCCTTGCCCCGGCCGACGATGCTGAGGTAGCCGTCCTCGTCGACGCGGCCCAGGTCCCCGGTGATGAAGTAGCCGTCCGCGCGGAACTCGGAGGCGGTCTTCTCGGGC
It contains:
- the madL gene encoding malonate transporter subunit MadL, encoding MEKTMIIYGVAALAVCLLAGTLAGELIGAAVGVDANVGGVGFAMIMLVLVTGWLRAKGRFPQATEQGVLFWSAMYIPIVIAMASTQNVVKAVSGGPMAILAGLAAIAAGLALVPVLARIGEPGEPLPPQAASEERQEA